Sequence from the Plectropomus leopardus isolate mb unplaced genomic scaffold, YSFRI_Pleo_2.0 unplaced_scaffold1745, whole genome shotgun sequence genome:
GCAGACTGTGCGGTCCTGATGTAGTTACGTACCCTGGACAGGCTTCAGCTGTGCTGCAGTACTGGGTCATCGTCTGTCCTGAGGGGAAACGAGCAAGAGGGGCAGCAAATCGATCAGTTTTCTCCACATATATTATTGACAGTACAATTTTCATCTCCCCCACTGTTCCCTTTTCTACTTCTCGTCTGTCTCCGCTCCTCCCAGCCTCCTCTcatctccgtctctctccctccaggTGACTGCCTGTTTGCTCAGATCGTAGCACAATAACGCAGCAGCCCCCATCCTTCAGAAGAGTTTGTCTGACGGGGCAGGTGGGCGGCGGGTGACAGGGAGTTGCAGGGGGCCATGCAGCAGGGGTGAGGGGGGATTCGCACAGACACAGCGTCGGGTGAGGAGGGGGTCGGGGCAGGTCGGTGTGGAGATGAAGCTCAAACAGCGCATGGTGGTGCTGTGTGCCGTGCTCCTCCTGCTGGGCCTGGCCAAGATCTTCCTGCTGGATGGAGGCGAGGGCTCTGCAGCCAGCCGACGGGATCTCAGAGCGTTTCGCAAGGTCAGAGTGCCATTCATCTTCAGtcttatttgaaaaatatattaaaacgtCGGGGCTGGCTTTTGGCAGATTAATGAAGTAGGATGAAATTGGCTACAGCCACTAGTGGAATTtaactaagtacatttgctCAAgtgcaaatttgaggtacttttactttacttgagtattttctctttgtgtccctttgtacttttactgcacttcatttcagagggaatattgtactttttccttcactacatttatctgacagctttagttacctTACAGTTAAgtctaatttttttaagaataattttgagcttttgaggtgtttttattatttaaaaaagtattttttagttTAGGTCAGTTTTAGCTAGTTTTCTATAGTCTTTAAATCATTTAGAGATTTTTGagtgttatttttcttataatgttgagtttttaggatttttaaaataatatttttgaggGTTTGGtggtattttgttgttattttattttagattttcatGTATTTGGTGCTTTTACTACTTTAAGTTCTTCTCCTGCATATAGTgacatacttttacttcagtaaaatttCAGGGCTTTAACTtgtaaaagcatattttttacaatgtggtattggtacttttacttaagtaaaggatctgagttCTTTTTCCGCCACTGGCTAAAGCTAGTATACAGTCATTCTTAACAGTGCTATTATTATCACCCACCTTTAACAGATGGAAGCTGGCCTTTCTCTGTCCCGGGGAGCTCGCCTCACCCACACCCTCCAGTCTCCGTGGGAGATAGCGAGCCAGTGGGTCGGGCCGAGAGAAGTGTACCCTGAGGAGACCCCGGAGCTGGCTGCTGT
This genomic interval carries:
- the LOC121964848 gene encoding glycosaminoglycan xylosylkinase-like; the encoded protein is MKLKQRMVVLCAVLLLLGLAKIFLLDGGEGSAASRRDLRAFRKMEAGLSLSRGARLTHTLQSPWEIASQWVGPREVYPEETPELAAVLTSLSTARIERADVGYKGTQLKALLVLDGGQKVVFKPK